A stretch of DNA from Dioscorea cayenensis subsp. rotundata cultivar TDr96_F1 chromosome 4, TDr96_F1_v2_PseudoChromosome.rev07_lg8_w22 25.fasta, whole genome shotgun sequence:
CGGCAACTATGTTATCATATTAGGAACAGTGAACATGATGTTTCcaggattttatttatttgcataataGTGGATAAATCACTCATGCATTAAACTAAACGGTAAATATCATAAGTAGAATCAAGGTGAGGCCTTCCGTGCTACAAAAGGTTGCCATGAAGGTTTACAAAAATTGGTCGAGGgagataaaaacaagaaaaagacaaaaaaaaaagtgaataattgggcactcaaaatgtatatcagGGTACTCTAGATTGAGGTTGCATCATTGGGTGTTTGATCAATGTTTTCCCTACACTGCAAGATTGCAAGTCCAGGTTGTGTTTGATCAAATTTTTTTCGGTGCTTTCCAACTTTGGAAAGCTTCTTCTCGGAAGTTGCATTGAACCAATCCATAAGGCAAAAGCAAAAGATAAGTCGCAAATATGATATGATGAATTGCGGACCATTCTCTAAAGCTAATCTTCTAAATTATAACTGAAGTGAGAACTACCCAACTTTTAGCAAAGGCTAGGATGAATGGCAGATCACCACTTTGCCCAGATCTCGATCATGGAGAGATTTTATGATTCtaatatacacatattagtCAATCTAATTAATACGAATACATAAAGTAACATACTAATATATCTAACAGTAAACATTTATTGTGTTGCTGTtcttaatgaaaatataaattgtcTAGTGTTTGTTGTTTATCTTTTAATGACAAGTTTTCTaaattgaaaatgatatttgtcTTACTCGTTCGATGTTTTATGGTAATTTGGATGTATATGGCTATTCTGCAGAACGCACTTATTCTGAGCCAAGAAAATGGATGAGAGGCAAAGGTCGTGTGACAATACAATTCGGTTGCTGCTATAATTATGCAACTGTAAGTCGGAAGTTCAGTATTCTATTTTATGATCAAATTAGAAGCTGACAAcatactgatttttttttaaaggataaaGATGGGAACCTTCCCGGCATTGTTAGAAGTGTGGAAGCCGATCCAATGCCGCCTTTACTGATAAGCATGATCAAAAGAATGGTTTCTTGGAGAGTTCTCCCTCCTACATGTGTACCGAATAGTTGCATCATCAACCTATACGATAAGGACGATTGCATTCCACCGCACATCGATCACCATGATTTCCTTCGGCCCTTTTGCACCGTGTCCTTCCTCTCAGAGTGCAATATCTTGTTCGGTGCTAATTTGAAGGTTCTCGGCCCAGGAGAGTTTTCCGGCTCTTTAGCTATTCCTCTGCCTCTTGGGTATGTAAATTCAATTCTTCGGAATTTCTACAAATCATTGTTGCAAAGTCTTATAACTCATGTATTAACAGGTCTGTGCTTATATTGAAAGGCAATGGTGCCGATATTGCCAAACATTGTGTTCCTGCTGTTCCTGCTAAAAGGTAATAATAATTACTGCAATTAattagtttcaattttttttgctGTGTTTGTAATTGAGTTTTCTGATAATACATTCATCATGTTTGTAGAATCTCAATCACATTTCGGAAGATGGATGACAGAAAGCTTCCTTACCGATACACACCCGATCCAGAGCTGCGAAATCTTCGACAACTCGCATCTCCATCAGTTAAACCTTCAGCACAACCTGCTCATTCATCACCTCAAGCAGTCAGTCCACATTCTCAGAACTTGATGCCTGATGTTCGACTTACAACTACTCCAGCTTCTCAAGCCCGAAAAGCCGAATTTCAAGCTCAAAAACCCGAAACTGCAAGCCAGAGTGTCAAGGATTCAATGAGCAGCAATCCTTTCGGAGCTAATGATTTCCCTACATTGAGCTCTACTTCATCCAAGCCAAGCAAACGTTCATGGAAGTGAAAAACTCAGTTGGCATTTTGTCCTTGTTAATTAGCATATTTAATTAAGTCTCATCAAATTGTTCTTTCTAATTATAAGCAGAGATGAAGTTATATCCATTTGTCCCTCCTATTGTTGTATTATATGTAGGGTAAACTACCCAGAGAGTCCTTAAACTATGGGGTTGTTCCAATTTTGATCCCTAAAgttcaaaaaatttcaattgcgTCCCTAAACTATGTATTTTCTTCCAATCAAGTCCTTTTGGCGAAGGGCGTTACCGGCAAGCTGACGTGGCTCACCATATCATTAGCAACTTTTCACACCAGCTGTTGCCTGAGAAGAAGCGCAGAATTAGTGTGGCAATTAGTCGAACACttggtgtgcaatatcacaatacctagcaaTAACACAATGAATGGACAATGtaaggataacatacaaccaatctcataagaataaagtaagagacaccaatttaacgtGATTCGCCTAAGAACAAGCCTATATCCACAGGAGAACAATGCTTCACCGTATCACGGGGAATAACAAAAGTacaagagtacaagaaataGGCATAAAGTCACAAGAGCATTATCAAGCTCTAAGAACTAGCCTTACTTAAAAAACAAAGATCTTATCTTGCTTTAATTagatcaagcaagaacaagagctctcctctacaccttcactctttccactctccaaatacaagagaacttaccctctttatttttctcttttttctctcattacacaACACTCGACAAGTATAAccttatataaacaatagagcaatctagaccGTTAGATTAAAAGAcatcaagatttggcttcatcccaAGAATATCAAACCAATATTTAACAGTTGACTGATGAGGTTACTAATTCTACAAATATTCTAATAAGTATAAAATCTTTCTAATAATGGCATCTTCAAACACAGATTAGCCTATCATagcttaaaataattttttgtttgatgaaaagaattaaaaaatgttGCATTAATCTATCTAGAATTCTATGCTACTCATTTCACTAGAGAGCTAGCTTTCATTCAATGTCATCCATCAAGTAATTACCATATCCCTAGTAATATTGAGAACACATAGGAAATATAGATTACTAGATATCATCTATCTTAGAAATTTCTTTCCCTAATAGAAACTGTCACTGAATTTGACTGCaggattttcataaaaataactaGATTTCTATTCCATCACCCATAGACCCAAcagaaaaaaaagacaaataatGGTCACCTCCAAACTTGATTTCATGACACAAAAATCGACATTGTACCGAAATCACCTTGTTCTTTAGGTTTTCAAAACAACTTGAcagaaatcaacaccaaaataaaacacaaaaattattCTAGGGCAGGGAAAAGGAAGAGGCTTCGGGAAAAGACACCTACCTCAATATTATTCTCTTCCATGACACCACTTCGGCGATTGCTCGGTCTCTTGCTCTGGCGCTATGCTCATCAAGTGCATTTCTTCGTGGATGAATGAAAGGGAAAGTGAGAAGTGTGGGAAAGTAAAAAAGTTCACTGTagagataaaagaaatgaaGCCGTTTAAAATTAGTAGGCAAGATGACATGGAAAGTTGCCAATGACGCGGTGTGCCAAGTCAACTTGCCGTTAAACACCGTTCGTCAGACTTGATTGGAAGAAAATACATAGTTTAGTGatgcaattgaaatttttttaactttagtGACTAAAATAAGAACAACCCCATAGTTTACGGGACTATCTGGGTAATGTACCCTTATATGGTATGTACAGTGGTGGAACTAGGGCCAAAACCAAGGGggtgataattttaattttttaaaaattatattacttcaaatttaaaattataataattaatatttcaaaaaatatacctCGATTATATCACTATGAGATAAGAGTTGAATTATTCGGTCAAATCCAATCtagtttcaatttaaatatgaaatttttttatattaattcaaactaaataataattaatattttaaaaaatataaaatatatttacagCTAACAACTATCACTACTAAGTAAAAGTTGAATCATTCGACCAAATACAATCTCAGTTTAAATTAGTTCAATAGTAAGACTCACAAAATTATGAcattcaataaaatcaaaatttattataaagttattttttaaaatttgaagattttatatagaaaaatcattaaagtaaatttttaatagGGTGAAGCAGCTTGTTACGAtaggatttaaaaaataaatccacatgatccaagattatattaaatataaacatataaatacaatcatattaattagaaatataaatataatatatatctatatatatatatatatatatatatatatatatatataagatgggGCCAAGGGGTGCTCAAGCAAGCACCCCCTTATCCCTGGAAATTTCTGAACTTTCATACTTcttctatcaattttttatttttttaattgaacatatttgtttgaaatctttatttttatttttattttatttttatttttatttttttaaatgtgaacaatttacatataaaattcaaaccttacactttttttaaaaacaagggTGAGATAATTAATAAGTTTCAAGTTCAAACTcatttgaattaataataataataataggtcaTCAATTGTGACTATAGGTTTACAGTCCAAACCCCCTGTCTTTTCGATCGGacgattaattttttttacgaACACTGcgtttttattaacaaaaaaaattgaactcgACCAACTATCgctttttgttaaaaaaaattcaactggACCAACTAACTTATTGATGGGCGATGAAAtctttatacataaaaaaaatattttgaaatattaatatttttaattaaaatttaattactatTAACAATTACTTGAAACTCTAATTAGTGTTAGaaaaaggttttaaaatttGAGAGAATTGTATGCAATTAAAGATACATATTATATCCAGAATTATAGAGACACGATATTAATGCACAATGGACGGTTCAGATGGAATTAGGATACTAAACGCTCAGGAAGCGCCACGTGGCGCTAGGAAAAGACGGGAGTATCAGATCGTTTTCCCGCCGttcatttaaacccaaaaaaaaacccgGTTCGACCGAACTAAACCGGTTCTCCTTCTTCTCCGCCTCGACTCCTCCATGAGAGCTCAGTGCTCTCCGATCTCGAGCTCGAGCTCCTCCATTCTCCATTCGATCTCCAGAAGGCCTCGATTCCTCTTCTCTCTTCCAACCATCGCTCCTTCCTACCGCCCCCTCACATCCTTGAAACCCATATccatcaatggcttcaattCTAGCCGTCACAGTGCTGAAGCTCTACCTCAGTGCTCTAAGATCGAAGACGAGGAGGTTGAGAATGGAAGCGTGCATTGCGAGATGGAGACGGTTTCATGGCGAGAGCGCCGGATCAAGGCCTGCATTTTGGTCGATGCTGATGTTGAATCAGTGTGGAATGTCCTCACTGATTATGAGCGCCTAGCTGACTTCGTTCCCAATCTCGTGTACAGGTACTTCTTTTCTTGCTTTCGATTTCTTGATTTTGAGCTGGatttcttttttccttgttGAGTGTGCTTCATTTTAGTGTTTTCACCTGAGCTAATTAAACCCTAAATGTAGCAAATTTCCTTTCTTTGGTTGCTTGTGGTTAGTGGGAGAATTCCTTGCCCCCATAGAGGAAGGATATGGCTAGAGCAGAGAGGCCTGCAGCGTGCTCTCTATTGGCACATCGAAGCCCGggttgttcttgatcttcaggagCTCCCTGATTTGgtatttttctttcttagttttcatataaaaaatgtaGTTTTTAATTTCGGTAGTGTTGGTGTAATTCTTGTGTTGACTTAAATCATTTGTACAGAAGCTAATTTattaatgctttattttttaaaagccaattatGGTTTCAGTTCTTTGATGGATGAAAtggatttttgtttattgtctCAGTTCTGAGAGTTTTGTGATTTTAGTTCTTGTATCTGTTTAGGATGATGGGTGTGAGCTTCTTTTTGCTATGGTCGATGGTGATTTTAAGAAGTTCGAAGGGAAGTGGTCTGTGAAAGCTGGTCCAAGGTAGGTTAACTAAGACGTTGTTAATTGTACATTCTAGTAACTTGATTTATAGCCTTGCAGCTATAATCTGATTCTGAGCTTCCGCTTATTCTGAGACAATGTTGTGTGCATCATCATAACATAATTGTGTCATTATCGTCATCCTGAAATTATTCACTTGCAGAGCTTCAACTGCGGTTTTGTCCTATGAAGTCAATGTGATACCCACATTTAACTTCCCGGCCATTTTTATTGAGAGAATCATCCGGTGTGATCTTCCG
This window harbors:
- the LOC120259230 gene encoding RNA demethylase ALKBH9B-like isoform X1 codes for the protein MDEFTAKFDRLSVRNREQGNVEDDNLKDQEDFVRMSLVKRKKDFRYMERIEGRLVNIAEGLELHTGVFDAVEQKKIVDFVYRLQAKGRAGILGERTYSEPRKWMRGKGRVTIQFGCCYNYATDKDGNLPGIVRSVEADPMPPLLISMIKRMVSWRVLPPTCVPNSCIINLYDKDDCIPPHIDHHDFLRPFCTVSFLSECNILFGANLKVLGPGEFSGSLAIPLPLGSVLILKGNGADIAKHCVPAVPAKRISITFRKMDDRKLPYRYTPDPELRNLRQLASPSVKPSAQPAHSSPQAVSPHSQNLMPDVRLTTTPASQARKAEFQAQKPETASQSVKDSMSSNPFGANDFPTLSSTSSKPSKRSWK
- the LOC120259230 gene encoding RNA demethylase ALKBH9B-like isoform X2, with protein sequence MSLVKRKKDFRYMERIEGRLVNIAEGLELHTGVFDAVEQKKIVDFVYRLQAKGRAGILGERTYSEPRKWMRGKGRVTIQFGCCYNYATDKDGNLPGIVRSVEADPMPPLLISMIKRMVSWRVLPPTCVPNSCIINLYDKDDCIPPHIDHHDFLRPFCTVSFLSECNILFGANLKVLGPGEFSGSLAIPLPLGSVLILKGNGADIAKHCVPAVPAKRISITFRKMDDRKLPYRYTPDPELRNLRQLASPSVKPSAQPAHSSPQAVSPHSQNLMPDVRLTTTPASQARKAEFQAQKPETASQSVKDSMSSNPFGANDFPTLSSTSSKPSKRSWK